Proteins from one Acidiphilium multivorum AIU301 genomic window:
- a CDS encoding 3-hydroxybutyrate dehydrogenase, with the protein MARFDGKVGIITGAASGIGRAIAEQFAREGGHAVIADLDLDAARKTASAIATFGPAPLAVSMDVTDEQHVEDGVAAAAERFGRIDVLVSNAGIQIVRPLAEFPFSDWKKLLSIHLDGAFLTTRACLKYMYAQKSGSVVYIGSVHSKEASKLKAPYVTAKHGLIGLCKVLAKEGAEHNVRANVVCPGFVRTPLVEKQIPEQAKELGISEDDVVRNVMLKDTVDGEFTTVEDVAAAVLHFAGFPSNALTGQSMVVSHGWFMQ; encoded by the coding sequence ATGGCCCGTTTCGACGGCAAGGTCGGCATCATCACCGGCGCCGCCAGCGGCATCGGCCGCGCCATCGCTGAACAGTTCGCCAGAGAAGGCGGCCACGCCGTGATCGCCGATCTCGATCTCGACGCCGCACGCAAGACGGCAAGCGCCATCGCGACCTTCGGGCCGGCGCCGCTGGCGGTTTCGATGGACGTCACCGACGAGCAACACGTGGAGGACGGCGTTGCCGCCGCCGCTGAAAGGTTCGGCCGGATCGATGTGCTGGTGAGCAATGCCGGCATCCAGATCGTCAGGCCGCTTGCCGAGTTTCCCTTTTCCGACTGGAAGAAGCTGCTCTCGATACATCTCGACGGCGCATTCCTGACGACGCGCGCCTGCCTGAAATACATGTATGCGCAGAAAAGCGGCTCGGTCGTCTATATCGGGTCGGTGCATTCAAAGGAGGCGTCGAAGCTGAAAGCGCCCTATGTCACCGCGAAGCATGGGCTGATCGGCCTCTGCAAGGTTCTCGCCAAGGAGGGCGCGGAACATAATGTCCGCGCCAATGTCGTCTGCCCCGGCTTCGTGCGGACGCCGCTGGTCGAAAAGCAGATCCCGGAACAGGCAAAGGAACTCGGCATCAGCGAGGATGACGTCGTGCGCAATGTCATGCTGAAAGACACCGTGGACGGCGAATTCACAACCGTGGAAGACGTCGCCGCCGCGGTGCTCCATTTCGCCGGATTCCCGAGCAATGCCCTGACCGGCCAGTCGATGGTCGTCAGCCATGGCTGGTTCATGCAGTAG
- a CDS encoding acetoacetate decarboxylase: protein MDAATIRETAFAMPLTSPGFPKGPYRFVNREYMIITYRTDRAALEKIVPEPLELADDVVKYEFIRMPDSTGFGDYTESGQVIPVRYKGKPGVYVHSMFLNDHPPIAGGREIWGFPKKLARPVLEVEIDTLVGTLDYGRIRVATGTMGYKHHTLDHDPVLSSMHEPNFLLKIIPHVDGSPRICELVRYHMSDIVLKGAWTGPAALALYPHALAPVADLPVREVVAASHILADMTLDLGEVVHDYLA, encoded by the coding sequence ATGGATGCAGCAACGATCAGGGAAACCGCCTTTGCGATGCCGCTGACGAGCCCGGGCTTTCCGAAAGGACCCTATCGCTTCGTCAATCGCGAATACATGATCATCACCTACCGCACCGATCGCGCGGCGCTCGAGAAGATCGTCCCCGAACCGCTCGAACTCGCCGATGACGTGGTGAAATACGAATTCATCCGCATGCCCGACAGCACCGGCTTCGGCGACTACACGGAGTCTGGCCAGGTGATACCGGTTCGCTACAAGGGCAAACCTGGGGTCTATGTCCATTCGATGTTCCTGAACGACCATCCGCCGATCGCCGGCGGACGGGAGATCTGGGGCTTTCCGAAGAAACTCGCGCGCCCGGTCCTGGAAGTCGAAATCGACACGCTGGTTGGCACGCTCGATTACGGCCGAATCCGGGTGGCCACCGGCACGATGGGCTACAAGCACCATACGCTCGATCACGATCCGGTTCTCTCCTCGATGCATGAGCCGAACTTCCTGCTCAAGATCATCCCGCATGTCGACGGTTCGCCACGCATCTGCGAACTGGTGCGCTATCACATGAGCGACATCGTCCTGAAAGGTGCCTGGACCGGTCCCGCCGCGCTCGCGCTCTATCCGCACGCCCTCGCCCCGGTCGCCGATCTGCCGGTTCGCGAAGTCGTCGCCGCCTCCCACATCCTCGCGGACATGACGCTCGATCTCGGCGAGGTCGTCCACGACTATCTTGCCTGA
- a CDS encoding patatin-like phospholipase family protein, producing the protein MSVTNKRRSRQPSAATPACATGLRNVLLLQGGGALGAYQAGAYEALAEHAYDPDWIIGVSIGAINASLIVGNPPERRLERLREFWKRVTTPRPGFIPPALSLHVAAEKKLGALNAVLFGQPGFFRPRHPVDFITENPLSFYDTAHLRQTLEELVDFDLINSGTTRLAVGAVQIRTGNMIYFDNAECRITPQHIMASGALPPGFPPVEIDGEAYWDGGLVSNTPLEYMMRCEPRENSLVFQVDLFPARGPMPKTLDGVAEREKDIRYSSRTRYGTDAEKRRQDLRRRVCAFLEKLPPELRDDPIAKHLQEFSCPAQIDVVHLIYRPEHPQGADKDVQFDRTTATERWRHGHEDASRALVAAPWREPHPHELGMRTFDIAKTES; encoded by the coding sequence ATGTCGGTCACGAACAAGCGGAGATCCCGACAGCCCTCCGCCGCCACCCCGGCTTGCGCCACGGGGTTGCGGAACGTCCTTCTGTTGCAGGGCGGCGGCGCGCTCGGTGCCTACCAAGCCGGCGCCTACGAGGCACTCGCGGAGCACGCCTACGACCCCGACTGGATCATCGGCGTCTCGATCGGCGCGATCAATGCAAGCCTGATCGTCGGCAATCCGCCGGAGCGCCGCCTCGAACGGCTTCGCGAATTCTGGAAGCGCGTCACGACCCCACGGCCGGGTTTCATTCCTCCCGCCCTGTCCCTGCACGTCGCCGCCGAGAAGAAGCTCGGCGCGCTCAACGCGGTCCTGTTCGGCCAACCCGGCTTTTTCCGCCCCCGCCATCCGGTCGACTTCATTACGGAAAACCCGCTCAGCTTCTACGATACGGCCCACCTGCGCCAGACTCTCGAAGAACTCGTCGATTTCGACCTGATCAATAGCGGCACCACGCGGCTTGCCGTTGGCGCCGTGCAGATTCGTACAGGCAACATGATCTATTTCGACAATGCCGAGTGCCGGATCACGCCGCAGCACATCATGGCCAGCGGCGCCCTGCCGCCCGGCTTCCCGCCGGTCGAAATCGATGGAGAAGCCTATTGGGACGGCGGGCTCGTCTCGAACACTCCGCTCGAATACATGATGCGCTGCGAACCGCGCGAGAATAGCCTGGTCTTCCAGGTGGACCTGTTTCCGGCCCGTGGGCCGATGCCGAAAACGCTCGATGGCGTCGCCGAACGCGAGAAGGACATCCGCTATTCAAGCCGCACGCGCTATGGCACCGACGCGGAGAAACGCCGCCAGGACCTGCGCCGCCGGGTCTGCGCCTTCCTTGAAAAGCTGCCGCCCGAGTTGCGCGACGATCCGATCGCGAAGCATCTCCAAGAATTTTCCTGCCCGGCACAGATCGATGTCGTACACTTGATCTACCGCCCCGAGCATCCGCAGGGCGCCGACAAGGACGTGCAGTTCGACCGTACCACCGCCACGGAACGATGGCGCCACGGTCACGAAGATGCCTCGCGCGCGCTGGTCGCGGCACCGTGGCGCGAACCACACCCGCACGAACTCGGCATGCGGACCTTCGACATCGCCAAAACCGAATCTTGA
- the mrdA gene encoding penicillin-binding protein 2 — MNAQRDKKQRAVFTRRAMIIGGSQVALFSALTARLYEMEIVDHSRYSRLARKNAVSERLIAPERGLITDRNGVILAGNRQQWQALFLMTAASDPAATIARLERIVSLSPADRARLAKLATGPIHFLPILVKKDLGWDEMARLEVHRPSLPGLIIDRGFRRFYPLGPLTAHPVGYVVRPDSADAGREPVLALPGVRVGGSGIEKSANAALFGSPGIVEDEVDAGGAVVRVITRRPAREGHAVGLTLDAGLQRTAAGALNGRPGAAVLIDTSTGDLLAMASAPSFDPTWFDDGVPDHVWRRWTSKAAHHPLTDRATGGLYAPGSSFKPTVALAALEAGAITGDTRFFCSGHMKIGNRIFYCWLRSGHGSMDVASALQQSCDIFFYHVAMRTGIDRMAAMARHLGLTGREALALPNVAEGFIPTRRWAKQRQIDWTKGDTAVQGIGQGYTVLTPLALAVMAARIGTGRAVRPRIIRTVGAVERTHPAATTLSLSDRHLALVRQGMAEVVNTPLGTAWGARLALRGARMAGKTGTAQVIGESAEMEAENYNDAELPWQDRPNALFVGYAPLDRPRFAAAVVIEHGTLLGPVKIARDLFAAALSRRRLAYGDESRPA; from the coding sequence ATGAACGCGCAACGCGACAAGAAGCAGCGTGCCGTCTTCACCCGGCGCGCCATGATCATCGGAGGCAGCCAGGTCGCGCTGTTCTCGGCGCTGACTGCGCGACTCTACGAGATGGAGATCGTCGATCACAGCCGCTACAGCCGGCTCGCCCGCAAGAACGCGGTGAGCGAACGGCTGATCGCGCCGGAACGCGGACTGATCACTGACCGCAACGGCGTCATTCTGGCCGGCAATCGCCAGCAATGGCAGGCCCTGTTCCTGATGACGGCGGCGTCTGACCCTGCCGCCACGATCGCGCGCCTGGAACGGATCGTGTCGCTGTCGCCGGCCGATCGCGCCCGGCTTGCGAAGCTCGCCACCGGGCCGATCCATTTCCTGCCGATCCTCGTCAAGAAGGATCTCGGCTGGGACGAGATGGCCAGACTCGAAGTTCACAGGCCATCGCTGCCCGGCCTCATCATCGATCGCGGCTTCCGGCGATTCTACCCGCTCGGCCCGCTTACCGCCCATCCGGTGGGCTACGTCGTCCGCCCGGACAGCGCCGATGCGGGGCGCGAGCCGGTTCTCGCCCTGCCGGGTGTGCGCGTCGGCGGCAGCGGCATCGAAAAATCGGCCAATGCCGCGCTCTTCGGATCGCCCGGCATCGTCGAGGATGAGGTCGACGCCGGCGGGGCCGTCGTTCGCGTCATCACGCGACGCCCGGCGCGCGAGGGGCACGCCGTCGGTCTCACCCTCGATGCCGGATTGCAGCGCACCGCTGCCGGCGCCCTGAACGGGCGGCCCGGCGCCGCGGTGCTGATCGACACCAGCACAGGCGACCTGCTCGCCATGGCCAGCGCGCCCTCGTTCGACCCGACCTGGTTCGACGACGGTGTGCCCGATCATGTCTGGCGGCGCTGGACCTCGAAGGCGGCGCATCATCCGCTTACTGACCGTGCGACCGGCGGACTCTATGCCCCGGGCTCATCCTTCAAGCCGACCGTCGCCCTCGCCGCACTCGAAGCCGGCGCGATCACCGGCGACACAAGGTTCTTCTGTTCCGGACACATGAAGATCGGCAACCGGATCTTCTATTGCTGGCTCCGCTCCGGCCACGGCTCGATGGACGTCGCCTCGGCCCTGCAGCAGAGCTGCGACATTTTTTTCTACCACGTCGCGATGCGCACCGGAATCGACCGGATGGCCGCGATGGCCCGGCATCTCGGCCTGACGGGCCGCGAAGCGCTCGCCCTGCCGAATGTCGCCGAAGGCTTCATCCCGACGCGCCGATGGGCGAAACAGCGGCAAATCGACTGGACCAAGGGCGATACGGCGGTTCAGGGGATCGGTCAGGGCTACACCGTCCTGACGCCGCTCGCACTCGCTGTGATGGCGGCACGCATCGGCACCGGCCGGGCGGTTCGCCCGCGAATCATCCGGACGGTCGGAGCGGTCGAGCGAACCCATCCGGCGGCAACCACGCTCTCCCTTTCGGATCGTCACCTGGCCCTGGTCCGCCAGGGTATGGCGGAGGTGGTCAACACGCCCCTCGGCACCGCCTGGGGCGCCCGCCTCGCGCTCCGGGGTGCCAGGATGGCCGGCAAGACGGGCACGGCCCAGGTCATCGGGGAAAGCGCCGAGATGGAAGCCGAAAACTACAACGATGCCGAACTGCCGTGGCAGGACCGGCCGAATGCGCTGTTCGTGGGCTACGCGCCGCTCGACAGGCCACGTTTCGCTGCGGCCGTGGTGATCGAGCATGGCACGCTTCTCGGCCCCGTGAAGATCGCCCGGGACCTGTTCGCGGCCGCCCTCTCCCGACGCCGTCTCGCCTATGGCGACGAGTCCAGACCTGCGTGA
- a CDS encoding DUF6969 family protein produces MRSAEPLRAAEIGVSPRRRARAGYAAAAQIAAWARAGTSAPARLPGTAEGFAEWTQYPQPEALDPVSGWRFFYHAHAVRERLRAEHGHFHIFTPGPAGGMGFTHLIGISVDVQGLPIRLFTTNRWVTDEAWQPAAAIGPRASRPRLAGASPGDVARWLENLVVLFAPDIVALLYARDARMGSGIGPDDRRFEDRRLRIPSQMRVSLAAALRRLAAA; encoded by the coding sequence TTGCGCTCCGCAGAACCCCTGCGCGCCGCAGAAATAGGCGTTTCGCCGCGGCGGCGGGCGCGCGCCGGATACGCCGCGGCAGCCCAGATCGCCGCCTGGGCGCGGGCCGGAACCAGCGCGCCCGCGCGGTTGCCCGGCACTGCCGAGGGGTTCGCCGAATGGACGCAATATCCGCAGCCAGAGGCGTTGGATCCGGTGTCAGGCTGGCGGTTCTTCTACCATGCCCATGCGGTGCGTGAGCGGTTGCGCGCCGAGCATGGGCATTTCCACATCTTCACGCCGGGGCCGGCGGGCGGGATGGGCTTCACGCATCTGATCGGCATTTCGGTTGACGTGCAGGGGCTGCCGATCCGGCTGTTCACAACCAATCGCTGGGTGACTGACGAAGCCTGGCAACCAGCGGCGGCGATCGGACCACGCGCCTCGCGGCCGCGCCTGGCGGGGGCGTCGCCCGGCGATGTGGCGCGCTGGCTGGAAAATCTCGTTGTCCTGTTCGCGCCGGACATCGTCGCGCTGCTGTACGCCCGGGATGCGCGGATGGGATCGGGGATCGGCCCTGACGACCGGCGGTTCGAGGATCGCAGGTTGCGGATACCGAGCCAGATGCGGGTTTCCCTCGCCGCCGCCCTGCGGCGTCTCGCCGCGGCATAG
- a CDS encoding YeeE/YedE family protein: MSQIAATGPRPPRVLLAAASVVIVGLLAMTMPATGGRLPALVLIGAAMGMTLAHGGYGFAYGWRALVLRRDGSGAMANLLMLAAATVLFAPILARGAVFGHGVAGAIAPAGVPVAVGSFLFGVGMQMSGACASGCLYASGGGNLRTLLALLFFCAGAFIATFQLPWWLSLPSLGAVSFGGMIGWGPGAALQIVALGGLALILRRFAPPASPMMRAWLPQGSAWFRGPWPLPFAALMLAGLNWLTLLIAGHPWSIVWGFTLWGAKGASLLGWVPPAHGFWSWPFPHAALSHGILADETSVMNISIVLGALLASAIGGRFSLTAKFEPLPLLSAALGGLAMGYGARLAFGCNIGSLFSGIASTSLHGWEWLVFALLGTPVGIALRRRFGLPD; the protein is encoded by the coding sequence ATGAGCCAGATTGCCGCGACCGGGCCGCGTCCGCCGCGAGTTCTGCTGGCCGCAGCGAGCGTCGTCATCGTCGGGCTTCTCGCGATGACCATGCCGGCTACCGGCGGCAGGCTGCCGGCGCTGGTTCTGATCGGTGCGGCAATGGGCATGACGCTGGCCCACGGCGGCTACGGTTTCGCCTATGGCTGGCGCGCGCTGGTCCTGCGCCGTGACGGCAGCGGGGCGATGGCCAATCTTCTCATGCTCGCGGCGGCGACGGTGCTGTTCGCCCCCATTCTGGCGCGGGGAGCGGTGTTCGGCCATGGCGTGGCCGGTGCGATCGCGCCAGCGGGCGTGCCGGTCGCGGTCGGTTCGTTTCTGTTCGGGGTGGGGATGCAGATGTCCGGCGCCTGTGCCTCGGGCTGCCTGTATGCGTCGGGCGGCGGCAATCTGCGCACGTTGCTCGCGTTGCTGTTCTTTTGCGCGGGAGCCTTCATCGCAACATTCCAGCTGCCCTGGTGGCTTTCCCTGCCTTCGCTTGGCGCGGTCTCGTTCGGTGGCATGATCGGCTGGGGCCCGGGCGCGGCCCTGCAGATCGTTGCGCTCGGCGGCCTTGCGCTGATACTGCGGCGGTTCGCGCCGCCGGCCTCGCCGATGATGCGCGCCTGGCTGCCGCAAGGGAGTGCCTGGTTCCGTGGCCCCTGGCCGCTCCCTTTCGCCGCGCTGATGCTGGCCGGGCTGAACTGGTTGACCCTCCTGATCGCCGGGCATCCCTGGTCGATCGTCTGGGGGTTCACGCTCTGGGGCGCGAAGGGGGCGAGCCTGCTCGGCTGGGTGCCGCCCGCGCACGGCTTCTGGAGCTGGCCGTTCCCGCACGCGGCGCTTTCCCACGGCATTCTGGCCGACGAGACGTCGGTGATGAATATCAGCATCGTTCTCGGTGCGCTGCTTGCAAGCGCGATCGGCGGACGGTTCAGCCTGACCGCGAAATTCGAGCCGCTGCCGTTGCTTTCCGCGGCGCTGGGCGGTCTTGCCATGGGTTATGGCGCGCGGCTCGCCTTCGGCTGCAATATTGGCAGCCTGTTCAGCGGCATCGCCTCGACTAGCCTGCACGGCTGGGAGTGGCTTGTTTTCGCGCTGCTCGGCACGCCCGTGGGCATCGCGCTCAGACGACGGTTCGGACTGCCGGACTGA